The nucleotide sequence CGACCCAGCGCGGGGTGACCATCGCCGGCAGGTGCTCGACCAGCTGCCGCGTCAGTTCCCACGACGTGCCGCCGTGCCCGATCACGATCCCGGCGCGCAGCACCGTCACCGGCACGCCGGTCTCGTCCAGCAGCCGTTCGACCTCGCGGCGGCTGGCGAGGTGCTCCGACAGCGCATCGGCGTCGTCCCCGAGCCCGCCGAGGTAGACGATCCGGCACAGGCCCGCGCCGGCCGCGGCCCGGGCGAACGCGCGCGCGGCGTCGGCGTCGCGGCGCTTGAAATCCGCACTGTCGAGTGAATGCACGAGGTAGTAGGCGGCTTCGACGCCCTTGAGCGCGTCCCGCAGCGAGCCGGCGTCGGCGACGTCGCCGCGGACGGCTTTCCCGGCGCCGCGGTACTTCGCGGGGTGCCGCGTCATCGCGAGCACCTCGTGCCCGGCCGCCTCCAGCGCCGGGCACAACCGGCCGCCGACGAACCCCGACGCCCCGGCCACCAGCACCCGCATGCCCGCGACGTTAGCCGGGACGGCCTTCGCGCGCAGAACGTCCGCTTCCGGCGAAGCAGACCGCGGCGACGACGCCCGCGCACCCGATCAGCTGGGCCCAGCCGGGTGTCTCCCCGAGCAGGCCGACGCCGAGCAGCACCGCGCCGACCGGCTGCAGCAGCATCAGCGTCGACCCGGTGGTGGCGGACATCCGGGGCAGCGCGGCGGAGATGAGCAGCCAGCCCGCCAGCTGGCCGACGCCGGCGAGCGCGAGCAGCCAGCCGAACGCGGGCCAGCCCGGCGCCAGGTCGAGCGTGCCGGTCGGGACCCCCAGGACGACGGCCACCACGCCGGCGGAGACCGTGGCCAGCACCAGCGAGTGCGCCTGCGTGCCCGTGCCGCCGCTGAGCCGGAGCAGGAAGAGGTACCCGGCGTACCCGGCACCGGCGAGCAGCGCCGCGACGGCGCCGGTGACCGGGTCCGAGCCGAACGAGCCGGTGCCGGCGAACCCGCCCGCCAGCACGATCCCGCCGAGCAGCACCGGTACCGCGGCGAGGAACCGCTTCGAGGGCCGCTCGGCCAGGAACGCGAACGCCAGCAGCGGCACGATCACCACCTGCACGGCGAGGAGCACGGTCGCGATGCCGGCGCCGACCCGCGGGATCGCTTCACCCCAGAGCACGAAGTCCAGGCCGAGCCCGGTCCCGGCCAGCAGCGGGAAGAGCACGCGGCGGCGCGGCGCGGGGCCGGCCTTCCGCCGTTCGCGCCCGGCGAGCAGGAGCAGCACCGGACACGCGAGCAGGCAGCGCCAGAACGCACTCGTGCTGCCGCTGACGTGCGAGACCTTGATGAAGACCGACGACAGCGAGATGCAGAAGCTGCCGAGCGCGGCGAGCAGCCGCGGGTCGAAGCGATGGGTGAACGTCGGGGCGTCGGTCGTGAGCACATCTCCAGCGTGCGGTGGGCGACTGTCAAGGACAAGCGAATGTTTCTGCGCGGAATTCGGTAGCATCTCTACCGTGTACGGACTCGAGCGGATGCGGGCGCTGCACGCGGTCGCAACCCACGGCTCGGTCGCCGCGGCGGCCGAGTCCCTGCACGTCACGCCGTCCGGGGTGTCGCAGCAGCTCGCGAAGCTGGAACGGGAGGCGGGCCAGCCGCTGCTGGAGCCGCGCGGCCGCGGCGTCCGGCTGACGAAGGCGGGCCAGGTGCTGGCCGGGCACGCCGAGCGGATCCTCGCGCAGGTCGCCGCCGCGAAGGCGGACCTGGAGCTGCTGCGCGAGGACGTCATCGGGCCGCTGCGGATCGGCGCGATCCCGACGACGGTCCACGCGCTGCTGCCGCCTGCGCTGGCCATACTCGCCGAACGGCACCCGCGGCTGGCCGTGACGCTGCACGAGGGCGAGGCCGAACAGACGCTGCCGCGCGTGCTGGCCGGCGACCTCGACGTCGGCGTGCTGGAGAGCTGGAACGACCGCCCGACGGTGCTCCCGCCGTCCACGACGCGCATCGCGCTGTTCTCCGACGTCGCGGACCTCGCCCTGCCCGCGGGGCACCGGCTGGCCCACCGCAAGGCGGTCGACCTGTCCGAAGTGGACGATCTGCCGTGGATCGGCTGGAACGCCGGGTCCGGGTGTTACGAATGGCTGGTGCAGGTGCTGCGCAAGCAGCGGCTGGAGCCGCGGATCAGCTGCACGGTGGGCGGTTACCCGACCCAGCTGGCCCTGGTGGCCGGCAACGTCGGCGCGGCGCTGGTGCCCCGGCTGGCCCGCGACCGGCTGCCCGACGGGGTGCGGATCCTGGCCACGCGCCCGGCGCTGACCCGCACGATCTACGCGGTCTGCCGGGCCGGGGAGGAGGATCGCGGCGCGGTGCGGGCCTGCCTGGACGCGCTGCGGGCGGCGTCGGCGCGGTTCGAGACCGCGGGACGGACGACCGGCCGGATCACCGGC is from Amycolatopsis mediterranei and encodes:
- a CDS encoding NAD(P)H-binding protein, producing MRVLVAGASGFVGGRLCPALEAAGHEVLAMTRHPAKYRGAGKAVRGDVADAGSLRDALKGVEAAYYLVHSLDSADFKRRDADAARAFARAAAGAGLCRIVYLGGLGDDADALSEHLASRREVERLLDETGVPVTVLRAGIVIGHGGTSWELTRQLVEHLPAMVTPRWVGTRTQPIAVADVVRYLVGVLDHPEAAGRTFDIGGPEVLAYRDMLQRVAAIEGRPLLILPVPLLSPRLSSYWLSLVTDIDVTTGRALIDSMTNEVVVRDDAIRRIVEFEPMGYDEAVLQALGERAKSRRPA
- a CDS encoding DMT family transporter, coding for MLTTDAPTFTHRFDPRLLAALGSFCISLSSVFIKVSHVSGSTSAFWRCLLACPVLLLLAGRERRKAGPAPRRRVLFPLLAGTGLGLDFVLWGEAIPRVGAGIATVLLAVQVVIVPLLAFAFLAERPSKRFLAAVPVLLGGIVLAGGFAGTGSFGSDPVTGAVAALLAGAGYAGYLFLLRLSGGTGTQAHSLVLATVSAGVVAVVLGVPTGTLDLAPGWPAFGWLLALAGVGQLAGWLLISAALPRMSATTGSTLMLLQPVGAVLLGVGLLGETPGWAQLIGCAGVVAAVCFAGSGRSAREGRPG
- a CDS encoding LysR family transcriptional regulator — protein: MYGLERMRALHAVATHGSVAAAAESLHVTPSGVSQQLAKLEREAGQPLLEPRGRGVRLTKAGQVLAGHAERILAQVAAAKADLELLREDVIGPLRIGAIPTTVHALLPPALAILAERHPRLAVTLHEGEAEQTLPRVLAGDLDVGVLESWNDRPTVLPPSTTRIALFSDVADLALPAGHRLAHRKAVDLSEVDDLPWIGWNAGSGCYEWLVQVLRKQRLEPRISCTVGGYPTQLALVAGNVGAALVPRLARDRLPDGVRILATRPALTRTIYAVCRAGEEDRGAVRACLDALRAASARFETAGRTTGRITG